The following coding sequences are from one Physeter macrocephalus isolate SW-GA unplaced genomic scaffold, ASM283717v5 random_317, whole genome shotgun sequence window:
- the ARF3 gene encoding ADP-ribosylation factor 3, with amino-acid sequence MGNIFGNLLKSLIGKKEMRILMVGLDAAGKTTILYKLKLGEIVTTIPTIGFNVETVEYKNISFTVWDVGGQDKIRPLWRHYFQNTQGLIFVVDSNDRERVNEAREELMRMLAEDELRDAVLLVFANKQDLPNAMNAAEITDKLGLHSLRHRNWYIQATCATSGDGLYEGLDWLANQLKNKK; translated from the exons ATGGGTAATATCTTTGGAAACCTTCTCAAGAGCCTGATTGGGAAGAAGGAGATGCGCATCCTGATGGTGGGCCTGGATGCCGCAGGAAAGACCACCATCCTGTACAAGCTAAAACTGGGCGAGATcgtcaccaccatccccaccattG GGTTCAACGTGGAGACAGTGGAGTACAAGAACATCAGCTTCACAGTTTGGGATGTGGGTGGCCAGGACAAGATTCGGCCTCTCTGGAGACACTACTTCCAGAACACCCAAG GGTTGATATTTGTGGTCGACAGCAATGATCGGGAGCGAGTAAATGAGGCCCGGGAGGAGCTGATGAGGATGCTGGCAGAGGATGAGCTCCGGGATGCTGTGCTCCTTGTCTTTGCAAACAAACAG GATTTGCCTAATGCTATGAACGCTGCTGAGATCACAGACAAGTTGGGCCTGCATTCCCTGCGTCACCGCAACTGGTACATTCAGGCCACCTGTGCCACCAGCGGGGACGGGCTGTACGAAGGCCTGGACTGGCTGGCCAATCAGCTCAAAAACAAGAAGTGA